Part of the Thermococcus sp. 18S1 genome, AATGAGATACTCAGAAGGCTCCGGTGGGCCCTTGAAGTCACCGGCCTGAGGGGTCTTGAGAAGGAGTTCCCACCGAACCTGAGCGGCGGTCAGCAGCAGAGGCTCGCTATAGCGGCTGTTCTTGCGATGGAGCCGTCAATAATAGTCCTCGACGAGCCGACGAGCCAGCTTGACCCCGTGGGAAGGAGGGAGGTTCTGGGCCTTGTGTCGCTCCTCAACAGGGAGCACGGTATAACCGTAGTCCTCGTGGAGCACCATACCGACTACATTCTCCGCTACGCCGACAGGGTTATAGTCATGGACCGCGGGGAGATAGTCCTCCAGGGGACCCCTGAGGAGGTCGCGGAGGAGACGGATACCCTCAGAAGACTTGGGGTGAAGCTGCCGCCGGCCCTTGAGGTCTCCCACGAGCTGAAGAAAAGGGGCGTGCTCGGTGAGACGGTCCTCACTCCGGAGGAACTCCTCTCCAGGATAGGACGTCCCTCACGTTGAAGCTCTCCCCCAAAAGACTGTGTTTGAGGTCGTAAAGCTTCAGCATGAGCTCGAACCTCGCGTCGGAGGATTCAACCTTTTCGGCCTCTTCAAAGGCCGCTTCAAGAAGACGGAGGGCTTTTTCCCGGTCCCGCTCTCCCTCAACGGACGCCATGTAGTAGAGTGCCATAGCCCTTTGGAACGGGTGGGATATGTGATTCAATATCAACGCCGCTCTCTTTTCGTCACCCGCGAGGTAGAAGCTCTCCGCAAGATTGACCAGAACGACGTCAATGGTTTCCTGATTCTTCGCCATCTTGATGGCGTAGCCTGCCTTCGCCAAAAGCCCCCTCTTCACAAGCTCCATAATGATATCCCGCACTATATCGGCATCGTCCCCCGCGAGGTTTATTGCCGTCTTTAGTGCGAGGTCCCCATTGAGCTCATCGTCTATCCTGTAAAACAGAACCGCCAAGTCTGAGAGAAGGATGGCACGATAGCGCTTGGTGAACAGGCCGTTCACGGCGGGAATCAGGCTCCGGACCCTCTCCTTTATCTCCCCTATTTCATTGTCTGTGAGGGTGCCCCTCCTCTCGGCCTCGTCGAGCGTTTCGACTATGGAGCGTACTATCATCCTGAGGGCGAGGAAGAGGTTGTGCTCCTTTTTAATCTCGGGGAGCCTTGCGATAGCTTCGTCTATCCCGCCTTCATGGAGGTACGCTTCTATTTCCTCCAGAATTTCAAGTTCGGAGCGTTTCTTCTCCCCTCCAAGGGATTTAAAGAACTCATCAAGCTTCCCCATAGTTCACCTCCTTTCAAGCAGGAGCTCGAGGTACGAGCGTCTCTCAAAGTGTTTTACTCCCAGATCTTCAAGTATCTTCCTCAGCCGCTTTACGGTCTCTTCCACGACCTCCTCACTCTCGGCCAGGGCCTCTATCTCTATGAACTTCCCGAGTCTGTCGATCTCGTCCAGTGCTATGACAATTCCCTTGTCCACGTAATACTTTTCTCTGACCTTTTCAACGGTCATGACCTCCCTGAAGCCTAGTCGGGCAAGTATTTCGGCGTGCTTGTCCGGATCGCTGAGTGGGACTTCGATCTCCTTTCGTGTCTTTGAGTTCGAGTCTATTTTCGGCCCTTTGTACGTCAGAAACGCCTCAAAGTGTCCGTTGAAGCGTCTCACCCTTATCCTGAGCGCCTCGTCAGTCTTGGCGAAATCCCTACAGGGATGCTGAAAGTACGTGTCCTCGTGATACTCTTTCCGTATCATCTCGAAGTTCTCCCGAACCCTGCTGAAGATTTTATCATCCGCGTATCCCTTGATCTCTATCTCAATCATGAAATCACCCCCAGTTTTTCTTCAGTTTGAGCTCACAGGATGTGCAGTAGTACGGCCCCTTCACGTCCGTGTCAAGTATAGAATTGGAGAAGTGCATTACGCACCACCGGTTCGGGCAGTGACCCAGGCCGAAGATGTGGCCGAGTTCGTGCATGGCCTCTTTAACTGCCCTCTCAATCAGCAAATTCCCGGTAGTCTCCTCCCCGTAGAACTCGGGCCTAAGGCGAAATGTTGAAATGATCGCGGCCCCCATTCCGGGGTGGGCGAGTCCGAATATGAAGTTCAGGCCCTTTTCGTAGAGGTCAAGTGATGTGATTCCAAGAACCGCCCTCGCCCCGGTTTTTGCTTTTATCCCCCCAAGGGTCTCCAGAAACACCCTGCCAATGAACTGGTTCCGGGAGGGATTGTACGCGTCCGAGAACCATTCTGCAGGTATCGGATCGGACACCCTGGCCGGGAGGCCCAGACGGGAATAGTAGCTGCCAACGAACCTAGAGACCGCCTCTACGGTTCTGGTATCCACATCACCTATGGGCACAACGAGTATCACCTGGACCCCTCCAGGAACGTCAGGACCGTCTCGATGAATTCAAGGTACTCCCCCATGTCTCTGAATGCCATTTCATCGTTTACCAAATCATAGTCGTAGATGAGAACCTCCCTGAGCTGGGCCAGGAAAATTGCCTTATCAGCGACGCTTTCGGGAATTACTCCTTTCTCCGAGAGGCCTTCAACCATCTCCTTGTATGACAGGGCGATAATGTCGTGCTCCCTTGCGAGTTCTGAGAGCCCATCCAGAACCACCCCGATAGCGAACTCGAGCCGTTTATATACTCCATCCCGCGCGAGTCCCATGGATTTGAACTCCTCGACGGAGGCGGGCATTCCTTCCCTGATGAGCCTCACGCTTTTCAGAACCTCCTCATATTCCACGCTTCCCACCGGTATATATTATGGTGGTTTGGAGTATAAACTTTTCCCGGGAAATTGGGCTTTGTAATGGAAAAAAGAGGGTAAAACTCGGTTATACCTGATGCTCACGGAGTGAGGTCCATCTCGCGAAGCTCCTCAAGGAAGTGCTTGGCGAACTCGATGGTCTTGTCGATGTCCCTGAGGTCAGCCGTCTCGACCTGGCTGTGCATGTAGCGTATCGGTATGCTGAGGACGGCCGTGGCAACGCCCTCGCGGTTGATCTGCATTATGTTGGCATCGGTTCCGGTCGGCCTCGGACTGGCCTCGACCTGGAGCTCTATCCCGTACTTCTTGGCAACCTCGTCGGCAAAGGCGCGAACCTTGGGGTTGATGTTCGGGCCGACGTCCATAACCGGACCGCCGCCGAGCTTCGGAACTATCTTGCCCTTGTCGCCGACTTGCTTGGCGAAGGTGACGTCCATGGCTATGCCTATCTCAGGGTCTATGGCGTAGCTGGCAACTCTGGCACCGCGGAGGCCCACCTCCTCCTGCACGGAGGCGACGAAGTATATGTCAGCCTCGTGGTTCTCAACTGCCCTGGCGGTCTCTATCATGGCGTAGAGGCAAACACGGTCGTCGAGGTACGGGGTGGCGATCCTGTTCTCGTTGAGCTGGACGAAGGCTGGGGCGAACTCACCGACGGTCCCGACGCGGAAGCCCATCTCCTCGGCTTCTTCCCTGCTGTCAGCGCCGACGTCCACAACGATGGTGTCCCAGTCCGCGGCCTTCTTCCTGTCCTCCGGCTTCTGGAGGTGCGGCGGTATGTGGCCAACGACTCCAAAGCGCTCGCCCTTCTCGGTGAAGAACCTTATCCTCTGGGCGACGAGGGTTCTTGGGTCAACGCCTCCAACGGGAACGACGTGGAGGTAGCCCTCCTTGTCTATGTGGTTGACCATGACGCCTATCTTGTCCATGTGGGCGGCTATCATTATCCTCGGCCCTTTGCCCTTCTTGTGGGCGATAACGTTGCCGAGCTTGTCAACGTATATCTCGTCCACGTGGTCCCTCAGGGCCTCAAAAACGACGTCCCTTATTCCAAGGAACTCGTGGCCGGAAACTCCCGGCGCTTCCACAACTTTCCTGAGCAGTTCAATGTCCACCATGGCTTTCGCCTCCTTTAGATTTCCATCTGAATGTGTTCGGCCAGCTTAATAAGGTTTACTAAAGAAAAAGGGATTCAGCCGAGGATGACCTGCAGGTAGGCCTCCTCGCCGGGTTCCAGGTGGTCGATCTCCCATATTACGCTTCCATCCTTGATTTCCACCTTCCCCCGGGTTGCCCTTGCTTCGATTGCATTGACCCCCTTCTCGAACCTGAAGTTGTCGATGCCCTTCAGTCTCGGTGCCTTCACCTTGACGAAGTAGTACCTGTCAAGGGTCTCCTCCTGAACCGTCTGCTGGAAAAACGCAAGGTATGACGTTCCCGCGAGCAGGACGCCCGAGACGATCAGTATAAGCGCGAGGGGGCCGTAGTCCCTCGGTGGTTTTGATGGAGTGGTGGTCATGGTTGGTTGGGCGGTAGTGGTCGTTGGGCTAGGGCTGGACGTCGTGGTCGGCGTGGGCCTCGGCGGTTCGACCGTTTTGGCACTTGCAGATGCCCCCATGTACGCACTGCTCTCCGCCTTGAGGATTATCGTGCCGTAGCCAGTCCTCCTAAGGTCCACCGCGGCCAATCCAGAGGCGTTGGTGGTGCTGTAGTCCTTGCCGATGGGACCGGAGGCTGTTACTGTTATGTTGGGCACCGGTTTTCCCGTGGAATCAACAACCCTCACCAGGAGGGTCTCGTTCCTCTGCTCGTAGCTTATGAAGAGCTTCTTGACCTCAACGAAGGTTGTGACTATTCTTCCGTCGAGGTTCAGGACGATTCCGTATGTGCCGGGCTCACTGACAAGGTACGAAACGGTCCCTGACTCGTCCGTCTTGAACGGTATCCCGTTTATTTTAACGGAGATGTCGGAAACACCCCTGCCGCTCTCATCGTGGACGAATACGTGTATTGCCCCGTTCTCGAAGTAGGCTTTGTAACCGAGGTTTCTCTGGAACACCCTGAAGGTTGCAGTGGTGCTCTTTGATTTTCCCCCAAAATACGCCCACAGCCTCACGGTGTAATCCCCCACAGGGGGCAGGCTGAGGGTAACGTTCCTGACCCACCTCTCCCCGGGGTTTAGGTATATTGTGTTGACGAAGTTCTCAACGGTTTCTCCGTCTCTGGTGATGGTGTAGCCTATCCTACCGATTATCACTCCATTAGCCTTTGAGTCCATTCTGAGAATGACGCTCACGTTGCTTCCGTATGGGTATTCCCTTCCCACATCGATTTTCAGGTCGTAGTCCACGAAAGTCTTCACGGTCACGGTCAGGGGGGCCTCGGAGTAAACCGATCCCGCTCTGGCCACGATGGTGAGGTTGTACTTCCCGGGGGCGATGTTCAGTATCTTTATTGAAAGCGTATCCTGGTAAGTTTGGTTCGGCCCTATGGGCTCTCTGATGACCTTGCTCTGGTAGAGGAATCCTTCGGCGGGCCCCGTGATGTAAACGCTGACGTTTTCAAGGGTCTGGTTTCCGAGGTTCTCCAGCTTGAATGGGACTATGATGGTGTCCCCGGGAACCCCTGAGAAGTCGTTGTTCAGCGGCACGATTACGAGAGGCGACTGAGCGCTTGTGATGGGCAGAAACGGAAGCACCGCGGTGAGCAGGATTATAATCAGGGCTCCCCTAAGTTTCACGTTCTATCACCCCTTCGAGGGACTTCTGTCTCCCTATGACTTCATCGAAGGTGAGGTAATTCTTTGTTTGAAGACTCACCTTATAGTTCTTGCCCCCTTTCTCCATGTCTGTCGGGTGGAAGAACCTCCAGCCGTTGTTGATGAACTTAACCGCCACCACTGGCCTTCCCCCGAACCTCTCGGCAAAGGACGTCAGCTTTCTGTAGTCCTCCTCGCTGAAGTAGAGCTTCTCATCGCGGGTGCTTTTGACCTCTATGCAGAGGTAAAGCTTCCCATTTCCGGCTATTATATCAACCTTCTTGCTTCCTGCGGAGCGGACAACGGCGAAGCCGGCTTTTTCGAGCATCTTTATGAGCTCCCTCTCGGCGCTCGCTCCCCTTCTGTACCTCATTGCACTCCCTCGAACCATCTTGCCCGGTTAGGTTTATAAGTTATGTCGAGGAGTAAAGCCGGTGATGCTTATGGTGATTTACGAGCTCGAGGGAAAGAGGCCTAAAATTCACGAGACCGCATTCGTCGATGAGAGTGCCTCCGTCATAGGGGACGTCGTCCTTGAGGAGAAGAGCAGCGTCTGGCCGAGCGCGGTTCTTAGGGGAGACATAGAGCAGATTTACATCGGCTGCTGCTCCAATGTCCAGGACAACGTCAGCATACACACCTCCCACGGTCAGCCCACGATAATAGGTAAGTACGTCACCATCGGCCACAACGCCGTCGTACACGGTGCCGAGATAGGGGACTACACCATCATAGGCATGGGGGCAATAGTTCTCGATGGGGCCAAGATAGGGAAGCACGTCGTCATAGGTGCCGGCGCCCTCGTCCCGCCCGGAAAGGAGATACCCGACTACAGCCTCGTCGTCGGAGTTCCAGGAAAGGTCGTCAGGCAGCTCAGCGAGGAGGAGATCGAGTGGACTAAGAAGAACGCCGAGATATACATGGAGCTGGCTGAGAAGCACCTCAGGTCAAGGAAGAAGATTGAGTGATGCCTGATGCTTTCCCGTCTTCTTTCCCATGTCCCCCACGTCATTTTCAAACCCGTCTACGACATGTACGAGGACTACCTCCTCGAGCGGGTTAAGGGAGGCCGCATACCCAACCACGTGGCCATAATAATGGACGGAAACCGGCGCTGGGCCAGGAAGCTCGAGAAGCCTCCATGGTACGGTCACCTCTTCGGCTCCCAGAAGCTCGAGGAGATACTCGAGTGGTGCCGTGAGCTGGGTATAAGGACGCTCACAGTTTACGCCTTCTCCACGGAGAACTTCAAGAGAACTCCCGAGGAAGTGAACGCCCTCATGGGTCTCTTTGAAGAGAAGTTCAAGGAACTCCTCACCGACGAGAGGGTGCACAAGTACGGCATCCGGGTTAACGTCCTGGGTAGGAAAGAGCTTCTCCCAGAGAACGTCAGGAAAGCCGCGGAGGAGGCAGAGAGGGCCACCAGAAAGTACTCCAACTACACGCTGAACATAGCCCTCGCCTACGGGGGAAGAAGCGAGATAGCAGATGCGGTCAAGGACATAGTGAAAGACGCCCTTACAGGAAAGATAAAGCCTGAGGACGTTGACGAGGAGCTCATAAAGGAGTACCTCTATTACCCGAACATGCCCGACCCGGACATCGTCATAAGAACCGGCGGGGAGGAGAGAATAAGCAACTTCCTCCTGTACCAGATCGCCTACAGCGAACTGTTCTTCGTCGATGTGTATTTCCCTGAGTTCAGGAAGATTGACTTCCTCAGAATAATACGCGAGTATCAAAAGCGCCAGAGGCGCTTTGGGAGGTAGTTTTTCTCTATCGGAACCATTTCCTCCCCCAATGACCCTTTTTAAAATTTTCCGCTAAAGCTTATTAACGTTGGCTTCGAGTTCTCCACGGTGGTGATTAATGCAGTACGGTGAACTGAGCCCAAGGATAAAGAGGGTCTACGCTCAGGTGAGATACCTGGATGATTATCACTGGGAAATATCCGGCGACAAGATAGTGGGAATCCACAAGAAGAGCAACGTCAGGGTTACAATAGACGTTGCGGACAACAAGGAGCACGCAGAGAAGCTGGCCGAAGGAGATGGGGTTGGGATACGGATAATAGCGGTTCCCGACAAGAGCGTGTTCTATATCCACAACGGGGCGTTCATCCTTACCTACCGCTACATAAAGGCGACCCTCGCCGACATCAACGACCACATCGTGTGGAGCGGCTTCAAGGTCGTCGAAGACGGGGGAAGTTTGATCCAGGAGGACCTCTACGAGTACCTCGGAGGTGTCCTCATCAACCATATTAAGAACAACATGCTCGCAGGTCAGGACTACATATTCTGGCAGTTCTACAAGTGCGAGGAGTGCGGGAAGTACGTCGATGTCGAGAGCCTCGAGAGGCACCTGAAGGGGCACGGCATCAAGCACCACGAGAAGAGCGAGGAGCGCTACGAGGTCTTTGAGATAAACTTCAGGGACGGCAAGGTCTATGACAAGTACGGCAAGGAGGTTCCCATGAAGGAGTTCAGCGAGGAGGCCAGGGACTTCCTGGATGAAATCCTCGCTGGCAGCAGGATCACTGGAGAGTAGTCTCTCCCTCCCATTTTTGGGGTGGGAGTCATGGAAATGAACGTTCTCGAAATTTTTAACGAGGACCGCCTCCCCGGTGCCGTTGTTACGGTGATATACGACGCGTACTCCTCTGCTTGGAGGATCCCGCTTCTTCTCCTCCGTAGGGCCATCGAAAGTGGTTATTTTGGGATAGTATCCAACTACACCGGTCCACTGACCAATTTCATAAAACGGGCGGGTACCGTAGGTCTGGATGTAAGAACCGCCCTTGAACTGGGAGACCTTGCGATAATCGATCTGTTCGGAACCCGCTACAATTCTCGGGCGGCCATGCCAAACGTCTTCTACCTCGACAAGGTCGAACCTGAGACGATCAACCCCAAAATTGGCTACATATACGAGACGGAGCTGGGGAAGGTGCTCTCGGAGAGAACTGCATTCCGGCTGATATATACCCTCGAGGGTGCGGCCCTTATGCTAGGTGAGGAAAGCACGCTCAAGCTTCTCAACCAGACCCTCGCCTCAAGGGCCGCTCAGCTCCCCAACTCGACCCTTGTTCTTCCCATAAACCGCGATGTGGTCTCGGAGAAGTTCGTTGCTTGGGTGGCCGGTGTGAGTGATTACGTCCTCCTTGCCCGCTCCAGTTTTGAGCCGGATGGCATCAGGGAGTATCTGTATGCAATATCCTCCCCCTGCGAGGAGTTTGAACCAACGGCTTACCTCTTCAGGGTCACCGGAGGAAAGGGAACAGAAAAGCTAAAGGTAAAGAAGATCAGCCCCTGAACTTGGGCCTCCTGCTGAGGAGCAGCGGCAGAGGCCTCGGCCTGTACGGGAAGCCCTCGATCTGGCTCCTTATCTCCTTGATGAGGTCCTCAAGCTGCATCTCGACCTGCCTTCCGTCGCTCCTTCTCCTGACGGTTACGGTGCCCTGCTCCTTCTCGTTCCTGCCGACAACGATGA contains:
- a CDS encoding ATP-binding cassette domain-containing protein → MNVISVENLRFRYRRAERHSLKDVSFTVKRGELLGIIGPSGSGKSTLCLTLNGIIPNSIKGEFEGDVIVTDPRTGEEYNTKETPVPTLSTVVGLVLQNPESQLFNMTVEEEIAFGLENLGLERNEILRRLRWALEVTGLRGLEKEFPPNLSGGQQQRLAIAAVLAMEPSIIVLDEPTSQLDPVGRREVLGLVSLLNREHGITVVLVEHHTDYILRYADRVIVMDRGEIVLQGTPEEVAEETDTLRRLGVKLPPALEVSHELKKRGVLGETVLTPEELLSRIGRPSR
- the cyaB gene encoding class IV adenylate cyclase — its product is MIEIEIKGYADDKIFSRVRENFEMIRKEYHEDTYFQHPCRDFAKTDEALRIRVRRFNGHFEAFLTYKGPKIDSNSKTRKEIEVPLSDPDKHAEILARLGFREVMTVEKVREKYYVDKGIVIALDEIDRLGKFIEIEALAESEEVVEETVKRLRKILEDLGVKHFERRSYLELLLERR
- a CDS encoding archaemetzincin family Zn-dependent metalloprotease, translating into MILVVPIGDVDTRTVEAVSRFVGSYYSRLGLPARVSDPIPAEWFSDAYNPSRNQFIGRVFLETLGGIKAKTGARAVLGITSLDLYEKGLNFIFGLAHPGMGAAIISTFRLRPEFYGEETTGNLLIERAVKEAMHELGHIFGLGHCPNRWCVMHFSNSILDTDVKGPYYCTSCELKLKKNWG
- a CDS encoding HepT-like ribonuclease domain-containing protein, translated to MGSVEYEEVLKSVRLIREGMPASVEEFKSMGLARDGVYKRLEFAIGVVLDGLSELAREHDIIALSYKEMVEGLSEKGVIPESVADKAIFLAQLREVLIYDYDLVNDEMAFRDMGEYLEFIETVLTFLEGSR
- a CDS encoding lysyl aminopeptidase — its product is MVDIELLRKVVEAPGVSGHEFLGIRDVVFEALRDHVDEIYVDKLGNVIAHKKGKGPRIMIAAHMDKIGVMVNHIDKEGYLHVVPVGGVDPRTLVAQRIRFFTEKGERFGVVGHIPPHLQKPEDRKKAADWDTIVVDVGADSREEAEEMGFRVGTVGEFAPAFVQLNENRIATPYLDDRVCLYAMIETARAVENHEADIYFVASVQEEVGLRGARVASYAIDPEIGIAMDVTFAKQVGDKGKIVPKLGGGPVMDVGPNINPKVRAFADEVAKKYGIELQVEASPRPTGTDANIMQINREGVATAVLSIPIRYMHSQVETADLRDIDKTIEFAKHFLEELREMDLTP
- the hjc gene encoding Holliday junction resolvase Hjc, translated to MRYRRGASAERELIKMLEKAGFAVVRSAGSKKVDIIAGNGKLYLCIEVKSTRDEKLYFSEEDYRKLTSFAERFGGRPVVAVKFINNGWRFFHPTDMEKGGKNYKVSLQTKNYLTFDEVIGRQKSLEGVIERET
- a CDS encoding gamma carbonic anhydrase family protein, giving the protein MVIYELEGKRPKIHETAFVDESASVIGDVVLEEKSSVWPSAVLRGDIEQIYIGCCSNVQDNVSIHTSHGQPTIIGKYVTIGHNAVVHGAEIGDYTIIGMGAIVLDGAKIGKHVVIGAGALVPPGKEIPDYSLVVGVPGKVVRQLSEEEIEWTKKNAEIYMELAEKHLRSRKKIE
- the uppS gene encoding polyprenyl diphosphate synthase: MLSRLLSHVPHVIFKPVYDMYEDYLLERVKGGRIPNHVAIIMDGNRRWARKLEKPPWYGHLFGSQKLEEILEWCRELGIRTLTVYAFSTENFKRTPEEVNALMGLFEEKFKELLTDERVHKYGIRVNVLGRKELLPENVRKAAEEAERATRKYSNYTLNIALAYGGRSEIADAVKDIVKDALTGKIKPEDVDEELIKEYLYYPNMPDPDIVIRTGGEERISNFLLYQIAYSELFFVDVYFPEFRKIDFLRIIREYQKRQRRFGR
- a CDS encoding TBP-interacting protein, producing the protein MQYGELSPRIKRVYAQVRYLDDYHWEISGDKIVGIHKKSNVRVTIDVADNKEHAEKLAEGDGVGIRIIAVPDKSVFYIHNGAFILTYRYIKATLADINDHIVWSGFKVVEDGGSLIQEDLYEYLGGVLINHIKNNMLAGQDYIFWQFYKCEECGKYVDVESLERHLKGHGIKHHEKSEERYEVFEINFRDGKVYDKYGKEVPMKEFSEEARDFLDEILAGSRITGE